In Azospirillum sp. TSA2s, one genomic interval encodes:
- a CDS encoding glycosyltransferase, whose translation MKLVVLGLSLSSSWGNGHATTFRALLKSFAARGHEILFLERDVPWYANNRDLPNPGWCELAFYTDLEDLKRFTAAVAGADAVLVGSYVPEGVAVGRWAQETARGVVAFYDIDTPVTLAKLERGDYEYLAPEVIPGFDVYFSFTGGPTLDRLMERYGSPAARALYCSVDAEAYAPMPVPKRWDLSYLGTYSIDRQPTLDRLLLEPARRAPELRFVVAGPQYPDDIVWPANVERLHHVPPADHPAFYAASRFTLNVTREDMIRAGYSPSVRLFEAAACATPIISDIWDGIDTLLEPGREIILAESAGEVLEVLRRPAAEGEIGEQARRRILAAHTAAHRAETLERELVAAMERGRTPTPTLPRWAGEGAGA comes from the coding sequence ATGAAGCTGGTCGTTTTGGGGCTCAGCCTGTCCTCCTCCTGGGGGAACGGGCATGCCACCACCTTCCGCGCGCTGCTGAAATCCTTCGCGGCGCGCGGGCACGAGATCCTGTTCCTGGAGCGCGACGTTCCCTGGTATGCGAACAACCGCGACCTGCCGAATCCGGGCTGGTGCGAGCTGGCTTTCTACACCGACCTTGAGGATCTGAAGCGCTTCACCGCCGCCGTCGCCGGGGCGGATGCGGTGCTGGTGGGATCCTACGTGCCGGAAGGTGTCGCGGTCGGACGTTGGGCGCAGGAGACGGCGCGGGGCGTGGTGGCCTTCTACGACATCGACACGCCGGTGACTCTGGCGAAGCTGGAGCGCGGCGACTACGAGTATCTCGCCCCGGAGGTCATCCCCGGCTTTGATGTGTATTTCTCCTTCACCGGCGGGCCGACGCTCGACCGGCTGATGGAGCGGTACGGCTCACCGGCGGCGCGGGCGCTTTATTGCTCGGTGGATGCGGAAGCCTACGCGCCGATGCCGGTGCCCAAGCGCTGGGACCTCAGCTATCTCGGCACCTACAGCATCGACCGCCAGCCGACGCTGGACCGCCTGCTGCTGGAGCCGGCACGCCGGGCGCCGGAGCTGCGCTTCGTCGTGGCCGGGCCGCAGTATCCCGACGACATCGTCTGGCCCGCGAATGTGGAGCGGCTGCACCATGTGCCGCCGGCCGACCACCCGGCCTTCTACGCGGCGAGCCGCTTCACGCTGAACGTGACGCGCGAGGACATGATCCGCGCCGGCTACAGCCCCAGCGTCCGCCTGTTCGAAGCGGCAGCCTGCGCCACGCCGATCATCTCCGACATCTGGGACGGCATCGACACGCTGCTGGAGCCGGGGCGGGAGATCATCCTGGCCGAAAGCGCCGGCGAGGTGCTGGAGGTGCTGCGCCGCCCGGCGGCGGAGGGCGAGATCGGCGAGCAGGCGCGTCGGCGCATCCTGGCCGCGCACACGGCGGCGCACCGGGCCGAGACGCTGGAGCGCGAACTGGTCGCGGCGATGGAGCGCGGGCGTACCCCCACCCCAACCCTCCCCCGCTGGGCGGGGGAGGGGGCAGGCGCTTGA
- a CDS encoding glycosyltransferase, producing the protein MKMAFYGSSLLSSYWNGAATYYRGMLSELAKYGWDITFYEPDAFDRQKHRDIEPPDYAKVVVYDATPEACRAVIAEAVKADVVVKANGVGVFDNELLDGVMDAANPQALRIYWDVDAPATLAELRQAPEHVLRRRLPELDFVLTYGGGPPVVSAYEAMGAPVCRPVYNALDPSTHHPVPPQDRFRADLNFLGNRLPDREARVERFFLEPAGRNPQGRYIIGGSGWETKGLPANVTHIGHVGTADHNAFNTSAKAVLNIARDSMAEVGFSPATRVFEAAGAGACLITDAWEGVELFLAPDEEVLVARDGQDVTEHLRALTPERSRAIGEAARRRILAGHTYARRAVEVDQLLRGALAARRERSAA; encoded by the coding sequence ATGAAGATGGCCTTTTACGGGTCCAGCCTGCTGTCCTCCTACTGGAACGGCGCGGCCACCTATTACCGCGGCATGCTGAGCGAACTGGCCAAGTATGGCTGGGACATCACCTTTTACGAGCCGGACGCCTTCGACCGCCAGAAGCACCGCGACATCGAGCCGCCGGACTACGCCAAGGTCGTCGTCTATGACGCCACGCCCGAGGCCTGCCGTGCGGTGATCGCCGAAGCGGTGAAGGCCGACGTGGTGGTGAAGGCGAATGGCGTCGGCGTCTTCGACAATGAACTGCTGGACGGCGTGATGGATGCCGCCAACCCGCAGGCGCTGCGCATCTATTGGGATGTCGATGCCCCGGCGACGCTGGCGGAGCTGCGGCAGGCGCCCGAACATGTGCTGCGCCGCCGCCTGCCGGAGCTGGACTTCGTGCTCACCTATGGCGGCGGGCCGCCGGTGGTCTCGGCCTACGAGGCGATGGGGGCGCCGGTCTGCCGGCCGGTCTACAACGCGCTGGACCCGTCCACCCACCATCCGGTGCCGCCGCAGGACCGCTTCCGCGCCGACCTGAACTTCCTCGGCAACCGGCTGCCCGACCGCGAGGCGCGGGTGGAACGCTTCTTCCTGGAGCCGGCGGGGCGCAACCCGCAAGGCCGCTACATCATCGGCGGCAGCGGCTGGGAGACCAAGGGGCTGCCGGCCAACGTCACTCACATCGGCCATGTCGGCACCGCCGACCACAATGCCTTCAACACCTCGGCCAAGGCGGTGCTGAACATCGCCCGCGACAGCATGGCGGAGGTCGGCTTCTCCCCCGCCACCCGCGTGTTCGAGGCGGCCGGCGCCGGTGCCTGCCTGATCACCGACGCCTGGGAGGGGGTGGAACTGTTCCTGGCCCCGGATGAGGAGGTGCTGGTCGCCCGCGACGGGCAGGACGTGACCGAGCATCTGCGCGCCCTGACGCCGGAACGCTCCCGCGCCATCGGCGAGGCGGCGCGGCGCCGCATCCTGGCCGGCCACACCTATGCCCGCCGGGCGGTCGAGGTGGACCAGCTGTTGCGCGGCGCGCTGGCCGCCCGCCGGGAACGGAGCGCGGCATGA
- a CDS encoding glycosyltransferase, whose protein sequence is MRIVYFTHSLASCWNHGNAHFLRGVLRDLIARGHDVQVLEPEGAWSLQNLLADHGEAGLEAYRTLYPELSSRAMPKGFDVEAACDGADLVIVHEWNDPALVATVGEARRRGGRFTLLFHDTHHRAVSEPEAINAFDLSGYDGVLAFGETLAAVYRRWGWEGRVFVWHEAADIRLFHPPAEEGLRVGAVWIGNWGDGERTEELERFLFAPARDAGLPLEIYGVRYPAAALATLKRYGIAYKGWLPNARAPEIFARHRVTVHVPRRFYVDLLPGIPTIRVFEALACGIPLVSAPWSDAEGLFRPGRDFLFARDGEEMAAHLRAVDRDEGLRAELVRNGLETIRARHTCAHRVDELLTIVGSLRGNEKEPVLEESAR, encoded by the coding sequence GTGAGGATCGTCTATTTCACCCATTCGCTGGCCTCCTGCTGGAACCATGGCAACGCCCATTTCCTGCGCGGTGTCCTGCGCGACCTGATCGCCCGCGGCCATGACGTGCAGGTGCTGGAACCGGAAGGGGCCTGGAGCCTGCAGAACCTGCTTGCCGACCATGGCGAGGCGGGGCTGGAGGCCTATCGCACGCTGTATCCGGAACTGTCATCGCGGGCAATGCCGAAGGGCTTCGACGTGGAGGCGGCTTGCGACGGCGCCGATCTTGTGATCGTTCATGAATGGAACGACCCTGCGCTGGTGGCCACCGTTGGCGAAGCGCGCAGGCGCGGCGGACGTTTCACCCTGCTGTTCCACGACACCCACCACCGCGCGGTCAGCGAGCCCGAGGCGATCAACGCCTTCGACCTGTCCGGCTATGACGGCGTGCTGGCCTTCGGCGAGACGCTGGCGGCCGTCTACCGCCGCTGGGGCTGGGAAGGCCGGGTCTTCGTCTGGCACGAGGCCGCCGACATCCGGCTGTTCCATCCGCCCGCCGAGGAAGGGCTTCGCGTAGGTGCGGTGTGGATCGGCAATTGGGGCGATGGCGAGCGGACGGAGGAGCTTGAACGCTTCCTCTTCGCGCCGGCCAGGGACGCCGGGCTGCCGCTGGAGATTTACGGCGTGCGCTATCCGGCCGCCGCGCTGGCGACGCTGAAGCGCTACGGCATCGCCTACAAGGGCTGGCTGCCGAACGCGAGGGCGCCGGAGATTTTCGCCCGCCACCGCGTCACCGTCCATGTGCCGCGCCGCTTCTATGTCGACCTGCTGCCGGGCATCCCGACCATCCGCGTGTTCGAGGCGCTGGCCTGCGGCATCCCCTTGGTCAGCGCGCCGTGGAGCGATGCGGAGGGGCTGTTCCGTCCCGGCCGCGATTTCCTGTTCGCTCGCGATGGCGAGGAGATGGCCGCCCATCTGCGCGCCGTCGACCGGGACGAGGGGCTGCGTGCCGAGCTGGTCCGCAATGGGCTGGAGACCATCCGCGCCCGCCACACCTGCGCCCATCGCGTGGACGAGCTGCTGACCATCGTCGGCAGCCTGCGCGGCAATGAAAAAGAACCGGTCCTTGAGGAGTCCGCCCGATGA
- a CDS encoding glycosyltransferase family 4 protein — MLLPLTGAQKKPLPAEPPYVLMTADSVGGVWTYALDLARELAGQGTRVTLAVLGPSPHPDQIAAAAAVDGLELIDTGLALDWTAPDEAAVRRTAEALGDLAARLGPDVVHLNSPALAADAGFTMPVVGVCHSCMASWWVAVRGGGMPEDFRWRTELLRRGYQACDVLVAPSAAFAEVTAALYGVGAPVVVRNGRYARKAGPRRAAMGRERFVFTAGRLWDCGKNVALLDAAAKLLDVPVFAAGPLESPTGHRVGLEHARALGRLDGASVAGWMARAPVFASLPLYEPFGLTVLEAAQAGCALVLSDIASFRELWDGAAIFADPGDAAALATTLRRLLDDPLEARRLGTAARRRSARYDMDRLTAGMLDVYWSVTHPVRSEVIA, encoded by the coding sequence ATGCTCCTGCCGCTGACTGGTGCCCAGAAGAAACCGCTGCCTGCAGAACCCCCATACGTGCTGATGACGGCCGACAGTGTCGGCGGGGTGTGGACCTATGCGCTGGATCTGGCGCGTGAACTGGCAGGGCAGGGGACGCGGGTGACGCTGGCGGTGCTGGGGCCGTCGCCCCACCCCGACCAGATCGCCGCCGCCGCGGCGGTGGACGGGCTGGAACTGATCGACACCGGCTTGGCCCTGGACTGGACCGCCCCCGACGAGGCGGCCGTGCGCCGCACGGCGGAGGCGCTGGGCGATTTGGCCGCCCGGCTTGGTCCCGACGTCGTCCATCTGAACAGCCCGGCGCTGGCCGCCGATGCCGGCTTCACCATGCCGGTCGTCGGCGTTTGCCATTCCTGCATGGCGAGCTGGTGGGTGGCGGTGCGCGGCGGCGGGATGCCGGAGGATTTCCGCTGGCGGACGGAGCTGCTGCGCCGCGGCTATCAGGCCTGCGACGTGCTGGTGGCGCCCAGTGCCGCCTTTGCCGAAGTGACTGCCGCCTTGTATGGCGTGGGGGCGCCGGTGGTGGTGCGCAACGGGCGCTATGCCCGCAAGGCCGGACCGCGGCGGGCCGCGATGGGGCGGGAACGCTTCGTCTTCACCGCCGGGCGGCTGTGGGATTGCGGCAAGAACGTCGCGCTGCTGGACGCGGCGGCGAAGCTGCTGGATGTGCCGGTCTTCGCCGCCGGGCCGCTGGAAAGCCCGACCGGGCATCGGGTGGGGCTGGAGCACGCGCGGGCGCTGGGGCGGCTGGACGGCGCGTCGGTCGCCGGATGGATGGCACGGGCGCCGGTCTTCGCCTCGCTGCCCTTGTACGAGCCGTTCGGGCTGACGGTGCTGGAGGCGGCGCAGGCCGGCTGCGCCCTGGTGCTGTCGGACATCGCCAGCTTCCGCGAGTTATGGGATGGCGCGGCCATCTTCGCCGATCCGGGCGATGCCGCTGCGCTGGCCACGACCCTGCGCCGGCTGCTGGACGACCCGCTGGAGGCCCGGCGGCTCGGCACCGCCGCCCGCCGCCGCTCCGCTCGCTATGACATGGACCGGCTCACCGCCGGGATGCTCGACGTCTATTGGTCGGTGACGCATCCCGTGCGTTCGGAGGTGATCGCGTGA
- a CDS encoding TIGR04295 family B12-binding domain-containing radical SAM protein has protein sequence MRVALVNPAWSFDHSIYFGCREAHLPLELGYSKALLEQGGHEVLMLDGALDGLSNAEMAERVAAFAPTMTVLTTAPTYLFWRCAQPELRVPREFLAALDGRGGRTVAVGPHGSTTPAPTLSKLGVDLVVRGECEEIVAKLADGGALDDMPALAFHRDGDLVVTGGPHAARFTDLPALSWPVEWLQRHPHHHHRYGTEPVGPGAEVEASRGCPYNCSFCAKIDFRDQYRRRDTAIILEEIDGLIAAGVRYVYFIDEIFLPRRDLLEALVERPIQFGVQTRIDLWKPDMLDLLGAAGCVSIEAGVESLTEEGRASLDKKCRMSTDDLADRLIHARRSVPFVQANLIAVAGDDADMVKAWREKLLAAGVWANDPVPLYPYPASPDYRRLWGEPDDRAWERAHEHYLGQFERLSDIQEDEPLPLTELEAACSCR, from the coding sequence ATGAGGGTCGCGCTGGTCAACCCGGCCTGGAGCTTCGACCACAGCATCTATTTCGGATGCCGCGAAGCGCATCTGCCGCTGGAGCTGGGATACAGCAAAGCGCTGCTGGAGCAGGGCGGGCACGAGGTGCTGATGCTCGACGGCGCGCTGGACGGCCTGTCGAACGCGGAGATGGCGGAGCGGGTCGCCGCCTTCGCCCCCACCATGACCGTGCTGACCACGGCGCCGACCTACCTGTTCTGGCGCTGCGCCCAGCCGGAGCTGCGGGTGCCGCGCGAGTTCCTGGCGGCGCTCGACGGCCGGGGCGGGCGGACCGTCGCGGTCGGGCCGCACGGCTCCACCACCCCGGCTCCGACGCTGAGCAAGCTCGGCGTCGATCTGGTGGTGCGCGGGGAGTGCGAGGAGATCGTCGCCAAACTGGCTGACGGCGGGGCGCTGGACGACATGCCGGCGCTGGCCTTCCACCGGGACGGCGATCTGGTGGTGACCGGCGGGCCGCACGCGGCGCGCTTCACCGATCTGCCGGCGCTATCCTGGCCGGTGGAGTGGCTGCAGCGCCATCCGCACCACCACCACCGCTATGGCACCGAGCCGGTCGGGCCGGGGGCGGAGGTGGAGGCGTCGCGCGGCTGCCCCTACAACTGCAGCTTCTGCGCCAAGATCGATTTCCGCGACCAGTACCGGCGGCGCGACACCGCCATCATCCTGGAGGAGATCGACGGGCTGATCGCGGCCGGCGTCCGCTATGTCTATTTCATCGACGAAATCTTCCTGCCCCGGCGCGACCTGCTGGAAGCGCTGGTGGAGCGGCCGATCCAGTTCGGCGTGCAGACGCGCATCGATCTGTGGAAACCGGACATGCTCGACCTCCTGGGCGCGGCCGGCTGCGTGTCGATCGAGGCCGGGGTGGAAAGCCTGACCGAGGAAGGCCGCGCCTCGCTCGACAAGAAATGCCGGATGAGCACCGACGATCTGGCAGACCGGCTGATCCATGCCCGGCGCAGCGTGCCTTTCGTCCAGGCCAACCTGATCGCCGTGGCCGGCGACGACGCCGACATGGTCAAGGCCTGGCGGGAGAAGCTGCTGGCCGCCGGGGTGTGGGCCAACGACCCGGTACCGCTCTACCCCTATCCGGCCTCGCCGGACTACCGCCGCCTGTGGGGCGAGCCGGACGACCGGGCGTGGGAGCGGGCACACGAGCATTACCTTGGCCAGTTCGAACGCCTGAGCGACATCCAGGAGGACGAGCCCTTGCCGCTGACGGAACTGGAGGCGGCATGCTCCTGCCGCTGA
- a CDS encoding SDR family NAD(P)-dependent oxidoreductase, which produces MSATKNPILITGGAGFIGSNLADRLASDGHDVLIFDALRRPGVERNLRWLKARHPSRISAVTADLRDEQALADAARDAKAVFHLAAQVAVTTSMVDPVDDFEVNIRGTLSLLEAVRRTGRRTPVIFASTNKVYGDLADVPLELVNDAYAPVDPAIRAHGVSEARPLDFHTPYGCSKGAADQYVLDYARSFDLPTAVLRMSCIYGPRQMGTEDQGWVAHFLIRALNGEPITIYGDGRQVRDVLFAADTVQAYVSAWERIEQVKGRAFNLGGGAANAISLRQLIAHIEYLMGRKVEVSYGDWRAGDQRYYVSDTRAVRDALGLAAPTEWKRGVALLAEWLRAEKSGLPEAAPSVEAA; this is translated from the coding sequence ATGAGCGCAACCAAGAACCCGATTCTGATCACCGGCGGTGCCGGTTTCATCGGATCGAACCTTGCCGACCGGCTGGCGTCGGACGGGCATGACGTGCTGATCTTCGACGCGCTGCGCCGTCCGGGGGTGGAGCGGAACCTGCGCTGGCTGAAGGCCCGCCACCCGTCGCGCATCAGCGCCGTCACCGCCGACCTGCGCGACGAACAGGCGCTGGCCGACGCCGCCAGGGACGCCAAGGCGGTGTTCCATCTGGCCGCCCAGGTGGCGGTGACCACCAGCATGGTCGACCCGGTCGACGATTTCGAGGTGAACATCCGCGGCACGCTGTCCCTGCTGGAGGCGGTGCGCCGAACCGGCCGGCGCACGCCGGTGATCTTCGCCAGCACCAACAAGGTCTATGGCGACCTCGCCGACGTGCCCCTGGAACTGGTGAACGACGCCTATGCGCCGGTGGATCCGGCGATCCGCGCGCATGGCGTGTCGGAGGCGCGTCCGCTCGACTTCCACACCCCCTATGGCTGTTCGAAGGGGGCGGCGGACCAGTATGTGCTGGATTACGCCCGCAGCTTCGACCTGCCGACCGCCGTGCTGCGGATGAGCTGCATCTATGGCCCGCGCCAGATGGGGACGGAGGATCAGGGCTGGGTCGCCCATTTCCTGATCCGCGCGCTGAACGGCGAGCCGATCACCATCTACGGCGACGGCCGGCAGGTGCGCGACGTGCTGTTCGCCGCCGACACGGTGCAGGCCTATGTCTCCGCCTGGGAGCGGATCGAGCAGGTGAAGGGCCGCGCCTTCAACCTGGGCGGCGGGGCGGCGAACGCCATCAGCCTGCGCCAGTTGATCGCGCACATCGAATATCTGATGGGCCGCAAGGTGGAGGTCAGCTACGGCGACTGGCGGGCCGGCGACCAGCGCTATTACGTGTCGGACACCCGCGCGGTGCGCGACGCGCTGGGACTGGCCGCGCCGACGGAGTGGAAGCGCGGCGTGGCTCTGCTGGCCGAATGGCTGCGGGCGGAGAAGAGCGGCCTGCCCGAAGCCGCCCCGTCGGTGGAGGCGGCCTGA
- a CDS encoding NAD(P)-dependent oxidoreductase, which yields MGETVLVTGGAGFIGRHVAKALLARGDRVRVLDSLIEQVHPTQQRPDELDADVELLVGDVRDEAMVAQALEGVDSVIHLAAEVGVGQSMYAVDRYTSVNEYGTAVLFQRLIDKPVRRVVVASSMSIYGEGLYRTADGTLMEDVVRGARNPDGTWDPLDQQGRPLVPVRTPESKRPALKSVYAIGKYVQERLTLTLTAQYGMEGSALRLWNAYGPGQALSNPYTGVLAIFASRIANGQRPMIFEDGQQRRDFVHVRDVARAFLLALDNPAANGEVFNIGSGEERTVEEVALMQAASMGRPDLTPDITGKARAGDIRHNIPDLTKARTVLGYERKEDFSEGLAELAEWVARQEAQDRVADARRELEERGLVA from the coding sequence GTGGGAGAGACCGTTCTCGTCACCGGCGGAGCCGGCTTCATCGGCCGCCACGTCGCCAAGGCCCTGCTTGCCCGCGGCGACCGTGTCCGGGTCCTGGACAGCCTGATCGAACAGGTGCACCCGACGCAGCAGCGTCCCGATGAACTTGATGCCGACGTGGAACTGCTGGTCGGCGACGTGCGCGACGAGGCGATGGTCGCCCAGGCGCTGGAGGGGGTCGACTCGGTGATCCACCTCGCGGCCGAAGTCGGCGTCGGCCAGAGCATGTATGCGGTCGACCGCTACACCTCGGTGAACGAGTATGGCACCGCCGTGCTGTTCCAGCGCCTGATCGACAAGCCGGTGCGCCGGGTGGTCGTCGCTTCGTCGATGAGCATCTATGGCGAGGGGCTGTACCGCACCGCCGACGGCACGCTGATGGAGGACGTCGTCCGCGGCGCCCGCAATCCGGATGGGACCTGGGATCCGCTGGACCAGCAGGGCCGGCCGCTGGTGCCGGTGCGCACCCCGGAAAGCAAGCGCCCGGCGCTGAAGTCGGTTTATGCCATCGGCAAGTACGTGCAGGAACGGCTGACCCTGACGTTGACCGCCCAGTACGGGATGGAGGGATCGGCCCTTCGCCTGTGGAACGCCTATGGGCCGGGGCAGGCGCTGTCGAACCCCTACACCGGCGTGCTGGCGATCTTCGCCTCCCGCATCGCCAATGGCCAGCGCCCGATGATCTTCGAGGATGGGCAGCAGCGCCGCGACTTCGTGCATGTCCGCGACGTCGCCCGTGCCTTCCTGCTGGCGCTGGACAACCCGGCCGCCAACGGCGAGGTCTTCAACATCGGCTCCGGCGAGGAGCGCACGGTGGAGGAGGTGGCGCTGATGCAGGCCGCCTCGATGGGCCGGCCGGACCTGACGCCGGACATCACCGGCAAGGCGCGCGCCGGCGACATCCGCCACAACATCCCCGATCTGACCAAGGCGCGCACCGTGCTGGGCTATGAGCGGAAGGAGGATTTCTCCGAAGGGCTGGCCGAACTGGCCGAGTGGGTCGCCCGGCAGGAGGCGCAGGACCGCGTCGCCGACGCCCGCCGCGAACTGGAAGAGCGGGGTCTGGTGGCATGA
- a CDS encoding inositol-3-phosphate synthase, with protein MTVDLGGYHVGDIEISAAFDVAASKVGFDIGEAIFAPPNNTFRFAKPPRFGVQVERGPTLDGIGKYLAGDITESEQRPVNVAETLRRTGTDILVSYLPVGSQQATEFYAEQALEAGCAFVNCIPVFIASNPLWARRFAERGLPIIGDDIKSQVGATIVHRMLANLFRERGVRLDRTYQLNFGGNTDFKNMLERERLESKKISKTQAVTSQLDVPLDPDDVHVGPSDHVPWLTDRKWAHIRLEGTTFGGVPLNVELKLEVWDSPNSAGIVIDAVRCAKLALDRGIAGPLVGPSSYFMKSPPEQFTDHEARERTLRFIAGEPPMDFPREPKPTRLM; from the coding sequence ATGACTGTCGATCTCGGCGGGTATCACGTTGGAGACATCGAGATTTCTGCTGCCTTCGATGTTGCGGCATCAAAAGTAGGGTTCGATATCGGAGAGGCTATTTTCGCACCACCAAACAACACTTTCCGCTTTGCCAAGCCTCCGCGCTTCGGGGTGCAGGTGGAACGCGGGCCGACGCTGGACGGCATAGGAAAATACCTCGCCGGAGACATCACCGAATCGGAGCAGCGGCCGGTGAACGTGGCGGAAACGCTGCGCCGCACCGGCACCGACATCCTGGTGTCCTACCTGCCGGTCGGGTCGCAGCAGGCCACGGAATTCTATGCCGAACAGGCGCTGGAGGCCGGCTGCGCCTTCGTCAACTGCATACCCGTCTTCATCGCTTCCAACCCCCTCTGGGCACGGCGCTTCGCCGAACGCGGGCTGCCGATCATCGGCGACGACATCAAGAGCCAGGTCGGCGCCACCATCGTCCACCGCATGCTGGCCAACCTGTTCCGCGAGCGCGGCGTGCGGCTGGACCGCACCTATCAGCTGAATTTCGGCGGCAACACCGACTTCAAGAACATGCTGGAACGCGAGCGTCTGGAATCGAAGAAGATCTCCAAGACCCAGGCCGTCACCAGCCAGCTCGACGTGCCGCTCGATCCGGATGACGTGCATGTCGGCCCCAGCGACCATGTGCCGTGGCTGACCGACCGGAAATGGGCGCATATCCGGCTGGAAGGCACCACCTTCGGCGGCGTGCCGCTGAATGTGGAGCTGAAGCTGGAGGTCTGGGACAGCCCCAATTCGGCCGGCATCGTCATCGACGCGGTGCGCTGTGCCAAGCTGGCGCTGGATCGCGGCATCGCCGGCCCGTTGGTCGGCCCGTCCAGCTACTTCATGAAGTCGCCGCCGGAACAGTTCACCGATCACGAGGCGCGGGAGCGCACGCTGCGCTTCATCGCCGGCGAGCCGCCTATGGATTTCCCGCGGGAGCCCAAGCCGACCCGCCTGATGTGA
- a CDS encoding histidine phosphatase family protein yields METIFILIRHGSHDRLGSVLCGRMAGVTLSAQGRAEADTLADRLSGQRLAAVLSSPLERAVETATPIAERQSLPLTIEPTLNELDLGAWSGKRFEELHGDPAWDLWNRARSHGRPTPGDTPGESMAEAQTRIAALLDRLRRANPGGTLALVSHGDIIKAALAHAMGLPLDFYGRFEISPASRSVLIAGDWGLKVHSINEGAA; encoded by the coding sequence ATGGAAACCATCTTCATCCTGATCCGCCACGGCTCGCATGACCGGCTGGGCTCGGTCCTGTGCGGCCGCATGGCCGGCGTGACGCTCAGCGCCCAGGGCCGGGCGGAGGCCGACACGCTGGCCGACCGCCTGTCGGGACAACGCCTGGCCGCCGTGCTGTCCAGCCCGCTGGAACGCGCGGTCGAGACCGCCACCCCCATCGCCGAACGGCAGTCCCTTCCCCTGACCATCGAACCGACGCTGAACGAACTCGACCTCGGCGCCTGGAGCGGCAAGCGGTTCGAGGAACTGCACGGCGACCCCGCCTGGGACCTGTGGAACCGGGCGCGCAGCCATGGCCGCCCCACCCCCGGCGACACGCCCGGCGAGTCGATGGCGGAGGCGCAGACCCGGATCGCGGCGCTGCTCGACCGGCTGCGCCGCGCCAACCCCGGCGGCACGCTGGCCCTGGTCAGTCACGGCGACATCATCAAGGCGGCGCTGGCCCACGCCATGGGCCTGCCGCTGGATTTTTACGGACGATTCGAAATCAGCCCGGCTTCCCGCAGCGTCCTGATCGCCGGCGATTGGGGGCTGAAGGTCCACAGCATCAACGAGGGTGCGGCATGA
- a CDS encoding TIGR04290 family methyltransferase, protein MTSLTADQIRERVAELGDWFHNIDLNGVRTAPNHFLNDYPNVKWKRFEHAVPKDLTGRTVLDIGCNGGFYSIEMKRRGADRVVAIDFDDRYLAQAKFAAEVTGQDIEFHKMSVYDVAKLGESFDVVLFMGVLYHLRHPLLALDLIHDHVAKDLMIFQSMQRGSAEVAPVRADYDFFEQDHFDDPGYPKLHFIEHEYARDWTNWWAPNAACAEAMLRSAGFAITEHPEREVYVCRRVDRPTEAGAVYPAQPKEDAVKKGTEG, encoded by the coding sequence ATGACGAGCCTGACGGCCGACCAGATCCGCGAACGGGTGGCCGAACTCGGCGACTGGTTCCACAACATCGACCTCAACGGCGTGCGCACGGCGCCCAACCATTTCCTCAACGACTACCCGAACGTGAAGTGGAAGCGCTTCGAGCATGCGGTGCCAAAGGATCTGACCGGCCGCACCGTTCTCGACATCGGCTGCAACGGCGGCTTCTACTCCATCGAAATGAAGCGCCGTGGCGCCGACCGGGTGGTCGCCATCGACTTCGACGACCGCTATCTGGCCCAGGCGAAATTCGCCGCCGAAGTGACCGGCCAGGACATCGAGTTCCACAAGATGTCGGTCTATGACGTCGCCAAGCTCGGCGAGAGCTTCGACGTCGTGCTGTTCATGGGCGTGCTCTATCACCTGCGCCATCCGCTGCTGGCGCTCGACCTGATCCACGACCATGTCGCCAAGGATCTGATGATCTTCCAGTCGATGCAGCGCGGCTCGGCCGAGGTGGCGCCGGTGCGCGCCGACTACGACTTCTTCGAACAGGATCACTTCGACGATCCCGGCTATCCGAAGCTGCATTTCATCGAACACGAATACGCCCGCGACTGGACCAACTGGTGGGCGCCCAACGCCGCCTGCGCCGAGGCCATGCTGCGCAGCGCCGGCTTCGCCATCACCGAACATCCGGAACGCGAGGTCTATGTCTGCCGCCGGGTCGACCGCCCGACCGAGGCCGGTGCGGTGTATCCGGCCCAGCCCAAAGAAGACGCCGTGAAGAAAGGGACCGAGGGATGA